A window of Rosa rugosa chromosome 7, drRosRugo1.1, whole genome shotgun sequence genomic DNA:
AATTAATTCGATACAGAGATAGACTAATTCGAGATCAAGTCACGCTAATTTACTTATGGAGTTGGTCTACATTTGTGTGAAACCTAATCTACTTAGATATATCGGTTCATTAATGTGACGTAGAGTTTTTCATAATACATGATTGAAACTTGCTACTAGCTAGGCGGTCAAAGTTTGCTGCTTGTACTATTGACTTGTTATTACTTAATtcgattatttatttttctggcTCATGCACTTGGAGTTGTAGGGATGCAGGGAAGCAAATGTGATTCAATTCATTGGTTAGTGCAAATGATGGTATGGTTTTGGAGAGGTTTATTTTTATGTACTTGGAATACTTGGGAGAAATTTTTAGTCAAATGAATGAAGTAAAATCCTcaatgaaagaagaagaagaagaagaaaaagagtcAGAATAGTTGAAATCTCCAACAACCAAATGGTATATGCAATTTTACTATCTACTATCTTATTCACTCCAAATATATTATACATGAATTAGAACCGTAAAAAAAGAATTGATAAGTATAAGCAacagaggaaaaagaaagaaaaagaaaatcattaCATATTTCTTTGCTATTTTGCCTATTTGGGTTTTCTTCGGTGAAAAAAGGTGGCAACTTTTTGACAAAACCAGAAGAACTACAAAAACAATTACAAGGAACTCATGCAGTTGAAGAGCTCATGTGAAGAGCAATTAGGGATGCATAAAACCCATCGGTGATATTAATCAAATTGTCATGCTTCCCTTTCTCTACTATAACTCCATTTTTAACCACTGCAATCACATCAGCATTCTTGATTGTGGATAGTCTATGAGCCACCACCACTGTTGTCCGGTTCACCATGACTCGGTCTAATGCATCTTGAACCACTCTCTCAGATTCGGCATCAAGTGCACTCGTAGCTTCATCCAACAGTAATATCTTGGGGCTCTTGATTATAGCACGCGCAATGGCTACACGTTGCTTCTGCCCCCCGGATAATTGGATTCCTCGTTCTCCTACTACGGTATCATAGCCCTGCAATGAAATGCAATATTTAGTTAATTTGTACAATCGTATGTGTGTTATGTTGCCAAATTGTCAACATGAATCATCAACTAGATAGGGTCCTGTTTATATGTACAGGTTTCATACAAAGACGCAAAATTAGACATATCAAATGGTATTGGTCTGACCTGGTGTAGGCTACTGATGAACTTGTGGGCATTGGCCAACTCTGATGCAGCTATAATTTCTGCCTCAGTTGCAGTTTCTTCCTTTCCATACGCAATGTTGGCGCGAATGGTGTCATTAAATAAAACAGGTTCTTGGCTTACGAGTCCCATCTGCTGCCTCAACCATTTCAAGTTGTAGTTGCCAAGTTCAATTCCATCAAGTGTGATATGACCTGAATCCGGATCATAAAATCTTTGCAACAATGCAACAACAGTTGATTTTCCGCTCCCACTTTCTCCAACCAGGGCAACCGTCTGCAGAAAGAGATTCACAAAACAGTCAAAAAATTTGTATCAAACTTAAACATCAAGTAATCAAATAAGATGCCTGTTGCTTTTTGTCCTGCTCTAACTGCaggaaaagtaaaaaaaagaaaaaaaaaagtaaaatagattTCTATTTATGTTTTTACCTTGCCAGAGCGGATAGTTAAATTGAGGTCTCGGAAAATAGGTGTTTCTGGCCTAGATGGATACTTAAAGCTTACATGGCGAAGCTCAATCTCTCCTTTCACACCGCCATCAATTTTCGTGCCAGACTCGTTACTTGGGTCTATCTTTGATGGCCGGTCTATTATTGCAAATATGGAAGCAGCAGAAGTTTTGGCTTTACCAGAATCGGGACCAAAGGAGCTTGATTGAGAAATTCCGGTAGCTGCCATGGTCAGAGCAAAGAAAACCTGGAAGCCAAATACACATCTGAATCAGTCCACATAGTTTGGTGTAAATTAGATATCATGTAGATTTCTACTACATGTGCTATCAAAAACTTTTAATTGGCATTGACAATATGGAGGGAACAAGTACTTGGAAAACGTCTGTAAATGTTGTTTTGCCAGCCTTCACGAGTTGAGCTCCCGCATAGAAACTGGTTGCGtagacacaaaacaaaaagaagaaagatacCCCAAATCCTATACCACTGATCAAGCCTTGTCTTATCCCTGTCTTCATAGGGCCTTCACATTTCCTTCTGTATAGTTCCATTACCTTCTCTTCAGCACAGAAAGAAGCAACTGTTCTTATACTTCCAACTGCGTCATTAGCAACTTGGCTTGCCTCCTCATACATCATCTGCAGCCATTTAGTTAGATATCTTGATGCAAAATTAGAAGGAAAGAGTTCTGATTTCTAGGTTAGGAAATGTGCTACTAATTCAGAACTAGTCACCAGTTAATTTGTGGGAGCTTTAGACATACCTTTGCATCTGCGCTGAATCCTTTCATGAACTTTATTTGTACATATCCATTAACTGCGATGAGAGGAAGCAATGCGAGGACAATAAATGCCAGCTGCCAACATGCAATATAAGCAATGACCAAACCTGCAACTGCAGCTGCCATGTTTTGAACCATCTGAGCTAGAGCATCTCCGACTAGGGCCCTCACCGACGCTGCATCTGCTGAGAGCCTTGCACCAATTGCACCACTTGAGTTCTCAGGCTCATCAAACCACCCAACCTCCATGTGAACCACTCTCTCAAAACACAATAATCTGATACGCTGAATTAACTTGCTGCCAGCTACTGAAAAGAAATATCCTCGTGCTGGGATCACCACGAATGATATCAGACCAAGGATCATAAAAATTATTGCCCAAAATGCTGCATCTTTCTTCTGTTGATGAGGTGGTTCATAGAAAGTCTTTATAACCCTGGAAATGAGCACACCGAATATTGGAAGTATAACACCATTGATGATTGCAGCTATAGTTCCAATAATAAGAACTGGAATCTCAGGTTTGTTCAGGGCAGCAATGCGGCGGAGTGAGACATTTGGAGGTTTCTCTGGTGCTAGCTCTGTTTCTTCATATGCAACATCTTGGACACCAATGCCTCCAAGTCCAGTGGGTAAACCAAATGCCACTGAATATGAGTGACGGCTGCTATTTCCTACAGAAGAATTTCTACTTAAGGATCGTGCAAACGAAAGTCTTTGACTCGATGTTCTTTGACTCGACTGTCTAAGAGATGCCAGAGTTATTTCAGGTTTGTTTTGGTCTTCTGACGTTTGTTCTGACTCTTTGTTTACTTCTTGCAAGCGTATAAGCTGAGAGTAAGCTCCCTCAGGATCTTTGAGTAAATTCAAGTGCGAACCTGATGATGAATTGACAACAAGATTACGTTAACTGATAGTAGAAGAAGGCTATAGCTCGGACATGGGATCAAATAGTTCTTTGGGATCTGGAAGCAATCCAGATATCTGGACTTGATCAAGAAGTACAATAATTAATGCACGGAGAGTTTGTAAGTATGTTTCAGTTGGAAAAGCAATGCATGATAGTAGAAGAATAGAATATCTGAGTTGATGTGCAGAAATCATGATTATCCCCATCTCTAATTACTTTGTGAGAAACATATGGCTTTCTGCAATGTAAGCTTTATTAAGTAGAATACCTTTTTCAACCATCTTTCCTTTATGAATGACAGCAATCATGTCTGCATTCCTCACTGTACTCAAACGATGAGCGACAACAACAGTAGTTCGGTTAACCATAATCCTATCCAATGCTTCTTGAACTACCCTCTCAGATTCTGCATCAAGTGCACTTGTAGCTTCATCCAGAAGTAAAATCCTTGGGTCTTTCAAAATTGCTCTTGCAATAGCAATTCTCTGCTTCTGCCCACCAGACAGCTGAGTTCCATGCTCACCGACCAAGCTGTCAAGGccctgaaaaaaataaaaattttaagtGAACAAAAATTCTTATGATGCAGATGATTACAGAAGTGCAATAAAAATGAACTAGAACTTGATAAGAACCTGAGGCAATTTATCAACAAATTTAGCCGCATTTGCAAGCTCAGCTGCTGCTTGTATCTCTTCAGTGGTAGCACCATCCTTTCCATAGGCAATATTTTCCTTAATGCTGGATGCAAACAGGACAGGTTCCTGACTGACAAGACCAATTTTACTCCGAATCCATTTAAGTTGAAATTCTTTTAGGTTTATGCCATCTATTAAAACTTCACCAGCTTGCGGATCATAAAATCTCTCTATCAGACTGATGACTGTTGACTTGCCACTTCCACTTTGTCCAACCAAAGCAGCAGTTGTGCCACTAGGGATACAAAGAGAGAACCCGTCAAATATTTGCTCATCCGGTCTGGCTGGATAGCTGAAATAAACATCTCTCAACTCTATGTCTCCCGAAATGTCACCCAAAGTCTTTCCCTTTTCATCATAAGCATCTATCTCTGGCTTTCTACTAATAGTCTGAAACATCTTATAAGCTGCAGCTTGACCAGCAGCAAATGCACTCATGCATGGTGATGTCTGCCCTAAAGACCTAAGTCATCCATATAGTTTTAAAAAGCAagaaataaatcagaaaatagaCCAATACATGTGTGGGTTTTATAAACTCAAACATAATAGAAAGGAAAATTGACAGCATAGGAACTTAAACAAATTAACAGCGGAGCTTACATAGATCCAGTCAACACAGCAACAATCACATTCAGTACTTCACCCCCAGTATATCCATTTTCCCTTATCATCTTTGAACCAAACCATACAGCCAAGGCATATGTGCTGAACACAACACACATAACCAAGCCAAGACCTATTCCAGCAGCTGAACCTTCATGAACACCTGATTTGTAAGCATCTACGAGATATTTGTTATAACTAGTTATAGCTTCCCTCTCGCCAGTAAATGATGCAACCTACATAGGGAACAAATGGTGGACTTTATACTCTTGGTCATCTAAACAACAATTCTATCAATAGCTAATAAGTTAAACGTGACATACGGTTCTAATGGACCCAATTGTTTGTTCAACTACATTTGCTGCTTTTGCGTAAGCAGTTTGTCCACGGGATGCCATCTTGGTTATAATGATGGACATCGTTGCACCAGATGCCACAAGCAAAGGAATAGAGGATAGCATGACAAGAGTGAGAAGCCACCCCTTGATGAATGCTATTATAAACCCTCCAATGAATGTTGAAAGCAGCTGTAAGAATTTTCCAACCTTCACAAACAAGCACACAAATTAATTCAATGAGTACAGCAAGCTGAGgaataaaatttcaaaattgtgTGAAATCTGATGTACCTTCTCCCCCATGGCATCTTGAATGAGAACAGTGTCACCAGACATTCTCCCAACTACCTCTCCAGTGTTTGTTTCCATATCGAAGAAAGCAACATCTTGTCTCAATATTGTTTTCAAATACAAACCTCTAATTCTTGCAGCTTGTCTTTCCCCTGTGACCATCCAGCAAGACACCTCTGATATACAAGAAAATTTAAACAGGTTTACCATCAGTTCAAAATTCATATATATAACTTCTATATTCATAAAAAACTTAAGATTATTAATATGAGATGTACTTACGGAGAAATGCTGCCACAGCTGCTCCCACAGCCAGGTAAACAAATTTCAGAGAGACCTAAAATTTGTCAAGGTAATTAATTATCAGCTTGGCCATATTAAAAAACCTGACAAATCCGAACATGTTATCAATTATCAAATGAATCCGCTAAAGTCCACGACAGTTGTGCAGCATAAAAGTAGTTCATACAAGAACCATTGATAAAAATAGTCAGCTTGTTCAGCATAAGCTTACCTTTGAAACAACTGAGACTATGTCTGAATTTTGATTAGATCCAAAAGAATCTATCATCTCCCCAAACAATAGCGTCATGAGGGGCATACAAGAACCATTCCCAATGGCACCAATCGTGCCGACAACCATCAAGATAACATCAGTCTTATCTGCAAAGGAGAATAGCTTGGAGAAAGGAATCTTTTCAACTTTCTCATCTCCATTGCTAGCTGATGAGCCTGGCTGATCCCTATTCATGGGGGCTGagcttttctcttcttctgcaTGGTTTTCATGATTTTTGGTATCACCATTCTCCTCAGCCATGTTACCAACCAAGACTAGTTGTCTCAATCTTCAAGTATAAACTCGATTTCCTTGAACTATTTATTTCTCAATCTGCACCTGCAGAAGCACAAGCTTGTTATGAAAAAATTAAGTCAAGCCGGCTAAGTATAAGAGGAGTATAGGTGGATCAGAAGCAACAAACAGATAAATTGAAAGAGGCTTTAATCAGGACATAACTAATTCCAAACCTACAAGCAGGCCTCAAAGTTTAAAATACAAAAAGGATTGATCCAGGCATTCATTggacaacaaaaagaaacagagaCACAAAAATCCCAAACCTTCAACATTTGTAACAGAGAAGTGAGAAAACAAGCTTAAGAAGGTGCAAGACTAAGTTAATCTCCAGGAAAAGTCGCCGTACACAAACAGACAAGTATAAGAAAACAGTATAATAATCATCGGAGCCAAGAATTGAAAAAGGTTCAGAGCAATTATAGTAAGCTTACTTACAGTCAGAGAAATGGGTATCTTCTTGTTTTCTTAGTTAAAGCCAAGACTAGAAAGAATACAGTAACTACAATCAGCTCCATTTACAATTAAAGAACACAAATAGCTAGAAAAGGGTATTTTCTTGAATGATCTATTACAGAAATGGAGAGCACAAACAGCCTAAACTAGAAAAATCAAAAACGGGTATACTTTGTTCTGTTGCTGACAGAATCTAATCTCGGCAACTCCCCGAGTATCTCAGCCAATCCAAATCAATCTGGTCCATTATTAACAGCCAAGTACCGGCACGGTTTCCAACACATTTATATCAGAAATGGAAGTTCAGGAATAAGGATTGAGACCCATATGCCAtaaacagaaagaagaagaaaaagaagtaagAAACGAGGGAGATCTTAAAGTAAGATTATATTTTACCAGAAACCAAAAGGGTGGCGGCGGTTGAAGCCCACCAAGCCACGAGCTTCTGACGCACTGTGGGTGTTTGACAAATGGCTCCTTTAGTGGAGGATGATCATAACGATGCAGTGTCTTTTGAGAGCTGTGTCAAACGCATTTATGTGCTTTTGATATTGCTTACAGCCCAAGCATCATTGCTTGTTCTCATTTTTTATATATACTAGACGTGGAGCCAAAAGCTGTACATACAATTTGGTCAAAGCTCCCATTTTAGCTTATGTCAACTATAAATCCTAGTGTTGTTTTCTACTGTTTTATATATGTTTAATTTTTTCGTCTCTAGTGTTTATACACCTACCTAGCTTTCGCTTTCTAGTTTCTATGAAGATTCCACCTAATTTTTATACATATTTTCTTGGAAGAAACCTTCTCctctttttcagttttttggGTGATTAAAAATGTGCTTATATCGATATAGTCCAACAACCACCACTTACCAAGAACTAATGgtgtttctttcatttttttttccccatcAAATAAGAAGATAAAGACTAGCTAATTGTTTTACTTGGTTTGAATTAGAAAAACAAGTAAACTTATTATCAGTAATTGATCGTGGATGATCTACCTACTACCAATTGAAAACTCTTTGTAGGAGCTAGATACAATAATCAAGCTAAAGTTTGAATATAATAAGGATGATATATGTTCAGACTTCATCACCAACTCCTCTTCGTAGCAATCCCAAATTAATGACCAAGTAAAAGCAACCTTTGACTTGCAATGTTGTTGGTAAAGTACTTGGCGATCATatatgggctaaatacaaattactaccctgtggtttaggtctaaaatcaattcagtctctgaacttctaattttatcaaaaacacccctgcactttcaattttgatctaatagatccaatttgttagttttccgaaaattgagttatttaacttgttaatgtggatcatatatggcctatgttttatgatgcggtgtcaaggtggtctgcattgtcaatttaggagtgagtcctactattaaaaataaatagtttttcaacaaataatccaactatttgaaagaatattaacgaattggacctattagatcaaaattgaaagtgtaggggtgtttttgatgaaattagaagtccagggactgaattgattttggacctaaaccacagggtactaactagtatttagcccatcaTATATCTTAGGTGGTTAACTCTTCATAAGTCATTACTCACGGTATGAGACTACAATAGAAAATTTTTTTAGCGATCAAGTTTTTTGTGAGGAATTTATTTTTCTCACTAATTGTCACTTTTTAAGAGAAATATTTTGATTCCTCACTAAATATCATTAGGTTTTATGCGAGAAACATATTTTCCTCACTATACATCACTTTCTACGACGAATATTTCGGTTCATCACTCAAGGTGACCATAATTTGGTCTCTTAAATCATTAtgttattagcgaggaaatatgagACTTGGGTGAGGAATCATTATGTCATCGCAAAAACTACATCTAACTAGaaaataacgatttcgtcgttattagtttggtaAAAAATTATGTgtaacccgccaaattcaatggcgacaaaattatgATTTTCTCACTAAAAGTCtgtgttttacgatgaactatttcttcgtcaaaagaagcaattagcgaggaaataaagATTTCttcgttatttgtttggcggacaattatgtaaaacccgccaaattcaacggTGACAAAACTATAGTTTTCTCGCTAAAAgtcctcgtcaaaagaagcattTAGCCAGGAAAATACACTTTCCCAGTTATTAGCTTGGCAAAAAATTGTGTCAAGCCCACCAAATTCAACGGCGACAAAACTATGGTTTCCTTGTTAAAAGTTTGTGTTTTACGAGGAACCATTtccttgtaaaaaaaaaaaaattagcgaGGAAAAAACGATTGTGTTGTTATTAGTTTGACACAAAATTGTATAAGACCCGTCAAATTCAATGGTgaaaaaattatagggaaaatgctcatttacccaattttagcttaaaatgtgcctacttgcccgactaagagtttttaaaccccatttacccaaaacactctaagggattatttcccctttacccaattaattctttttattaatttttgggacttttttgccctctccttcaatctctctactctcagtttctctctctctctctctctccccctcaccgatttctctctcctcccccctcaccgatttctctatctctctctctctctctctctctctctctctctctctctctctctctctctctctctctctctctctctctctctctctctctctctccagaagacgtcggatctctctctccctccctccatccctccggcaggtcgcccacgacgcctgctctagccatcgccgcgccgaaactcgtcgtcgtgctctccgctgccaggctcgacgccaagccgacggtcctcgtcgctgagaagctcggcgaggccggggttgaccttctgaaggaatcgacgacggactgaaaatggctatctgctattgtgcagtcataaccataaaagttgtaacattagtgccccccagtagactttgtattgggggccaatgatgactgctttatttattgacggactgaaaactgctattccaaagtaaatgtagtgttaaattgcagtagttgataaatgaaaaaaattgtgttgtttgtgtcagtctagtggggggcagtagacagaatattgaccctcataatgtgggtttttagacattatctgttgttttgagtgtgaataacttgtataatctgcgaaacataggaagcggtgtaatgtttgatggtctattggggggcagtagacacattagtgccacccaataatgtctttcttaggagacagtaatcatctcttgttgatttgtttgtgataaagtgcaatacactgtgaatccttgaaactggtgcaagttttaatggtttagtggggggcagtagacacattactgcccccaaataatgtcttcatacgaagtcagaacccttcacttaactggtgcaagttttaatggtttagtggggggcagtagacacattactgcccccaaataatgtcttcatacgaagtcagaacccttcacaaaactggggcaagttttaatggtttagtggggggcagtaataatggtttagtggggggcagtagacacattactgcccccaaataatgtcttcgtgttaagtttagggtttaggggcagcgttaggggcagtagacacattgccgatgaactgcgacgaggacgttggagtggctggatcgccgatcaatcgaacggcgacgagaacgttggatcgccgactggagcttcatcgtcgtgttcagatttggactgcatctccggcgcggcgatcagagagagagagacagaccggaggtggagatcatggggaggagagagagagagagagagagagagagagagagagtggaggtggagatcggggggagagagagagagtttgggaaggagagagagactgataagagatggatgggttttaatttaattaacaggggctaaaatgtcaatagatgtaagattgggtaaatggggttaaaaaactcttggtggagtaagtgggcattttttgggctaaaaatgggtaactggtcacagccccaAAATTATAATTTCTTCTCTAAAAATTTGTATTTTATGATGAACCAATTTGTCGTCAAAAGAAGCCATTAGCAAGGAAATTACACTTTCCTCATTAT
This region includes:
- the LOC133720930 gene encoding ABC transporter B family member 4-like isoform X2; the encoded protein is MVTGERQAARIRGLYLKTILRQDVAFFDMETNTGEVVGRMSGDTVLIQDAMGEKVGKFLQLLSTFIGGFIIAFIKGWLLTLVMLSSIPLLVASGATMSIIITKMASRGQTAYAKAANVVEQTIGSIRTVASFTGEREAITSYNKYLVDAYKSGVHEGSAAGIGLGLVMCVVFSTYALAVWFGSKMIRENGYTGGEVLNVIVAVLTGSMSLGQTSPCMSAFAAGQAAAYKMFQTISRKPEIDAYDEKGKTLGDISGDIELRDVYFSYPARPDEQIFDGFSLCIPSGTTAALVGQSGSGKSTVISLIERFYDPQAGEVLIDGINLKEFQLKWIRSKIGLVSQEPVLFASSIKENIAYGKDGATTEEIQAAAELANAAKFVDKLPQGLDSLVGEHGTQLSGGQKQRIAIARAILKDPRILLLDEATSALDAESERVVQEALDRIMVNRTTVVVAHRLSTVRNADMIAVIHKGKMVEKGSHLNLLKDPEGAYSQLIRLQEVNKESEQTSEDQNKPEITLASLRQSSQRTSSQRLSFARSLSRNSSVGNSSRHSYSVAFGLPTGLGGIGVQDVAYEETELAPEKPPNVSLRRIAALNKPEIPVLIIGTIAAIINGVILPIFGVLISRVIKTFYEPPHQQKKDAAFWAIIFMILGLISFVVIPARGYFFSVAGSKLIQRIRLLCFERVVHMEVGWFDEPENSSGAIGARLSADAASVRALVGDALAQMVQNMAAAVAGLVIAYIACWQLAFIVLALLPLIAVNGYVQIKFMKGFSADAKMMYEEASQVANDAVGSIRTVASFCAEEKVMELYRRKCEGPMKTGIRQGLISGIGFGVSFFFLFCVYATSFYAGAQLVKAGKTTFTDVFQVFFALTMAATGISQSSSFGPDSGKAKTSAASIFAIIDRPSKIDPSNESGTKIDGGVKGEIELRHVSFKYPSRPETPIFRDLNLTIRSGKTVALVGESGSGKSTVVALLQRFYDPDSGHITLDGIELGNYNLKWLRQQMGLVSQEPVLFNDTIRANIAYGKEETATEAEIIAASELANAHKFISSLHQGYDTVVGERGIQLSGGQKQRVAIARAIIKSPKILLLDEATSALDAESERVVQDALDRVMVNRTTVVVAHRLSTIKNADVIAVVKNGVIVEKGKHDNLINITDGFYASLIALHMSSSTA
- the LOC133720930 gene encoding ABC transporter B family member 11-like isoform X1, with amino-acid sequence MAEENGDTKNHENHAEEEKSSAPMNRDQPGSSASNGDEKVEKIPFSKLFSFADKTDVILMVVGTIGAIGNGSCMPLMTLLFGEMIDSFGSNQNSDIVSVVSKVSLKFVYLAVGAAVAAFLQVSCWMVTGERQAARIRGLYLKTILRQDVAFFDMETNTGEVVGRMSGDTVLIQDAMGEKVGKFLQLLSTFIGGFIIAFIKGWLLTLVMLSSIPLLVASGATMSIIITKMASRGQTAYAKAANVVEQTIGSIRTVASFTGEREAITSYNKYLVDAYKSGVHEGSAAGIGLGLVMCVVFSTYALAVWFGSKMIRENGYTGGEVLNVIVAVLTGSMSLGQTSPCMSAFAAGQAAAYKMFQTISRKPEIDAYDEKGKTLGDISGDIELRDVYFSYPARPDEQIFDGFSLCIPSGTTAALVGQSGSGKSTVISLIERFYDPQAGEVLIDGINLKEFQLKWIRSKIGLVSQEPVLFASSIKENIAYGKDGATTEEIQAAAELANAAKFVDKLPQGLDSLVGEHGTQLSGGQKQRIAIARAILKDPRILLLDEATSALDAESERVVQEALDRIMVNRTTVVVAHRLSTVRNADMIAVIHKGKMVEKGSHLNLLKDPEGAYSQLIRLQEVNKESEQTSEDQNKPEITLASLRQSSQRTSSQRLSFARSLSRNSSVGNSSRHSYSVAFGLPTGLGGIGVQDVAYEETELAPEKPPNVSLRRIAALNKPEIPVLIIGTIAAIINGVILPIFGVLISRVIKTFYEPPHQQKKDAAFWAIIFMILGLISFVVIPARGYFFSVAGSKLIQRIRLLCFERVVHMEVGWFDEPENSSGAIGARLSADAASVRALVGDALAQMVQNMAAAVAGLVIAYIACWQLAFIVLALLPLIAVNGYVQIKFMKGFSADAKMMYEEASQVANDAVGSIRTVASFCAEEKVMELYRRKCEGPMKTGIRQGLISGIGFGVSFFFLFCVYATSFYAGAQLVKAGKTTFTDVFQVFFALTMAATGISQSSSFGPDSGKAKTSAASIFAIIDRPSKIDPSNESGTKIDGGVKGEIELRHVSFKYPSRPETPIFRDLNLTIRSGKTVALVGESGSGKSTVVALLQRFYDPDSGHITLDGIELGNYNLKWLRQQMGLVSQEPVLFNDTIRANIAYGKEETATEAEIIAASELANAHKFISSLHQGYDTVVGERGIQLSGGQKQRVAIARAIIKSPKILLLDEATSALDAESERVVQDALDRVMVNRTTVVVAHRLSTIKNADVIAVVKNGVIVEKGKHDNLINITDGFYASLIALHMSSSTA